The following are from one region of the Chloracidobacterium sp. genome:
- a CDS encoding PTS sugar transporter subunit IIA codes for MKRIGGVIVSHGQVATELLAAAETVVGDLGHLTAVSIGWHDDVEAAKDEIERAIKQVSEGAGVLIMTDMFGGTPTNISAMFLKEGEVEIVTGVNLPMVIKLASYNKEATLSDVAKIVEEQGRQAIYRTGALLEPHKA; via the coding sequence ATGAAGAGGATCGGTGGTGTTATCGTGTCACATGGCCAAGTGGCAACAGAATTACTTGCTGCAGCCGAAACCGTTGTTGGCGATCTTGGGCACCTGACGGCAGTTTCAATCGGGTGGCATGACGATGTCGAAGCTGCCAAGGACGAGATCGAGCGCGCCATAAAGCAGGTTTCCGAAGGAGCAGGCGTTTTGATCATGACGGATATGTTCGGAGGGACCCCGACGAACATTTCTGCAATGTTCCTGAAAGAGGGCGAGGTAGAGATCGTTACCGGCGTCAATCTTCCGATGGTCATAAAACTGGCATCGTACAATAAGGAAGCTACGCTCTCTGATGTAGCGAAGATCGTCGAAGAACAGGGCCGTCAAGCGATCTACCGGACCGGAGCATTGTTGGAACCGCATAAGGCCTGA